Proteins from one Bombus pyrosoma isolate SC7728 linkage group LG16, ASM1482585v1, whole genome shotgun sequence genomic window:
- the LOC122576156 gene encoding ATP-binding cassette sub-family G member 5 isoform X2: MGSEAWELERRYSVPGALDTRGLEPPASEDLHAWSIYRQNLNSDFTDSALGSAEKSPLPYGNFQLRDSTVQSILRHPRYGPKSPLASNSYTYLKFGLPRVLPPSSRNRDGSSGYDSSEEGRRVSHAGTSAHGTSAMRSARSDPDFRHVHIVPREHAHSQLTVSRENPRLRSVSEANLLHGGVRTNRRHSIAPIDPGYGVHESRGHGILGPESYTLPLRPVPCLQHPHLQLRGVEASGSDGLPLLRGITLEVGATEVLAIMATTEKEGKQIVETVAGRKRIKRGDILLNGRSVSYRTLRGGPNTSKLEAEAILQELGLEATKHCLVNSLTTSEAKRLALACRLLQDSHILALDRPTHGLDIFDAFFMVEYLRQWAGRGQRLVVLTLHPPTYEILTMVSRVALTSGGRIMYSGPRRDMLPYFALAEFPCPPFKNPSDYYLDLVTLDDLSAEAMLESSQRIDHLAELARTRLPGLSDPGPPGALPPSISSPNVFSQIYALLLRTLIYSQPWTLTRLLRKIVISASLSILLGAIFWDVSGDSNLYLRDRVGFHYASLGIFFWPLTLIAICEVADCRSNVERDIKDGLYGRFVYILMELLCGVVSWCVVYLIYLAPGYAMSGLHLVPDENLTSLWNYLGIGLLYLILQHLICILFAHTCKWTYLASLFAGIVIGEMTLAGGVTLHLENLPGWYQKISPMQWSLSLLLPPLHQTEVMNKLTNCKPKQIQRQDIIVQAACEPPDGALALYEIALHKFNVRGELWLGIGITIVSVLVILVFLCIRYTTPKRLRSAPNKP; the protein is encoded by the exons ATGGGTTCGGAAGCGTGGGAGCTGGAACGGAGGTACTCAGTGCCTGGGGCATTGGACACCAGAGGTCTGGAGCCTCCAGCTAGCGAGGATCTTCACGCCTGGTCTATCTACAG GCAAAACTTGAACTCCGATTTCACCGATTCAGCACTTGGATCAGCTGAAAAGTCTCCTCTTCCCTATGGGAACTTCCAATTGAGAGATTCTACAGTGCAGAGTATTCTCAGACACCCTAGATATGGTCCAAAAAGTCCTCTGGCCAGCAATTCGTACACATATCTAAAGTTTGGTCTGCCAAGGGTTCTGCCTCCTAGTTCCAGGAACAGAGATGGATCTAGCGGTTACGATTCCAGCGAAGAAGGTCGTAGGGTGTCTCACGCGGGAACTTCCGCACACGGAACCTCCGCTATGAGATCTGCCAGGAGCGACCCCGATTTTAGACACGTTCACATTGTTCCTAGGGAACATGCACACTCTCAATTGACGGTTTCAAGGGAGAATCCTAGGTTAAGAAGTGTCAGTGAAGCGAATCTTCTTCATGGAGGTGTTCGAACGAATAGGAGGCACAGTATTGCGCCTATAGATCCAGGCTATGGCGTCCACGAGTCCAGAG gACATGGAATCTTGGGTCCAGagagttatacgttacctCTGAGGCCTGTACCATGTCTTCAACATCCTCATCTTCAGTTACGAGGAGTAGAGGCTTCAGGATCCGATGGTTTGCCTCTTTTACGAGGGATCACTTTGGAGGTAGGGGCTACTGAGGTGTTGGCCATTATGGCTACTacggagaaagaaggaaaacaaaTCGTGGAAACTGTCGCCGGAAGGAAGAGAATTAAGAGAGGAGATATTTTGCTCAATGGAAGATCCGTGTCCTATAGAACCTTAAG AGGAGGTCCAAATACTTCCAAACTGGAAGCCGAAGCCATCCTCCAGGAACTCGGTTTAGAGGCGACCAAACACTGTCTCGTGAACTCGTTGACGACCTCCGAAGCAAAAAGACTGGCCCTGGCGTGTCGTTTGTTACAAGACTCGCATATTCTTGCGTTGGACAGGCCAACGCATGGTTTGGATATTTTCGACGCGTTCTTCATGGTAGAATACTTGAGACAGTGGGCTGGAAGAGGACAAAGATTAGTAGTATTGACTTTACACCCGCCTACTTATGAGATACTGACAATGGTCTCGAGGGTGGCGCTTACTTCCGGCGGAAGAATCATGTACTCCGGTCCCAGGAGGGATATGTTGCCATATTTCGCCCTTGCAGAGTTCCCGTGTCCTCCATTTAAGAATCCTTCTGACTACTATC TTGATTTAGTTACACTGGATGATCTGTCTGCGGAAGCCATGTTGGAATCCTCTCAAAGGATAGATCACCTGGCCGAGCTTGCAAGGACTAGACTGCCAGGATTAAGTGATCCTGGACCACCTGGAGCACTTCCTCCTTCCATTTCCAGTCCCAATGTATTTTCACAGATTTATGCGTTGCTTCTGAGGACTCTAATCTACAGTCAACCATGGACACTGACTAGATTACTCAGAAAAATCGTCATCTCTGCCTCTTTGAGTATTTTACTTGGTGCAATATTCTGGGATGTATCTGGCGACTCAAATTTATATCTCAGAGACCGAGTTGGGTTTCACTATGCCAGCTTGGGAATTTTCTTCTGGCCATTAACCTTAATAGCCATCTGTGAAGTAGCTGACTGCAGGTCAAACGTGGAAAGAGATATCAAGGATGGTTTATATGGAAGAtttgtgtatattttaatgGAG CTCCTCTGTGGAGTAGTGTCCTGGTGCGTAGTCTACCTGATCTACTTAGCACCAGGTTACGCCATGTCCGGACTTCACCTGGTGCCGGATGAGAATCTGACTTCCTTATGGAATTATCTCGGAATCGGTTTACTGTATTTAATATTGCAACATTTAATCTGTATATTATTTGCTCACACTTGCAAGTGGACGTACTTGGCTTCCTTGTTTGCTGGTATTGTGATTGGAGAGATGACATTAGCTGGAGGAGTGACCTTGCATTTGGAGAACTTGCCAGGCTGGTATCAAAAGATCAGTCCAATGCAGTGGTCTCTGTCCCTATTGTTACCTCCGCTTCATCAAACAGAAGTTATGAATAAATTGACCAATTGTAAGCCAAAACAAATTCAGAGGCAGGATATCATAGTTCAAGCTGCCTGTGAACCGCCCGATGGTGCTCTGGCATTATACGAGATTGCACTGCATAAATTCAATGTAAGAGGAGAACTGTGGCTGGGAATAGGAATAACTATCGTCAGTGTTTTAGTTATACTAGTATTCCTCTGCATTCGATATACTACTCCCAAGAGACTTAGGAGTGCACCAAACAAGCCATAA
- the LOC122576156 gene encoding ATP-binding cassette sub-family G member 5 isoform X1 — translation MGSEAWELERRYSVPGALDTRGLEPPASEDLHAWSIYRQNLNSDFTDSALGSAEKSPLPYGNFQLRDSTVQSILRHPRYGPKSPLASNSYTYLKFGLPRVLPPSSRNRDGSSGYDSSEEGRRVSHAGTSAHGTSAMRSARSDPDFRHVHIVPREHAHSQLTVSRENPRLRSVSEANLLHGGVRTNRRHSIAPIDPGYGVHESRGHGILGPESYTLPLRPVPCLQHPHLQLRGVEASGSDGLPLLRGITLEVGATEVLAIMATTEKEGKQIVETVAGRKRIKRGDILLNGRSVSYRTLRSRVAYLSTENSLSPGLTAQQTLSFYMLLRGGPNTSKLEAEAILQELGLEATKHCLVNSLTTSEAKRLALACRLLQDSHILALDRPTHGLDIFDAFFMVEYLRQWAGRGQRLVVLTLHPPTYEILTMVSRVALTSGGRIMYSGPRRDMLPYFALAEFPCPPFKNPSDYYLDLVTLDDLSAEAMLESSQRIDHLAELARTRLPGLSDPGPPGALPPSISSPNVFSQIYALLLRTLIYSQPWTLTRLLRKIVISASLSILLGAIFWDVSGDSNLYLRDRVGFHYASLGIFFWPLTLIAICEVADCRSNVERDIKDGLYGRFVYILMELLCGVVSWCVVYLIYLAPGYAMSGLHLVPDENLTSLWNYLGIGLLYLILQHLICILFAHTCKWTYLASLFAGIVIGEMTLAGGVTLHLENLPGWYQKISPMQWSLSLLLPPLHQTEVMNKLTNCKPKQIQRQDIIVQAACEPPDGALALYEIALHKFNVRGELWLGIGITIVSVLVILVFLCIRYTTPKRLRSAPNKP, via the exons ATGGGTTCGGAAGCGTGGGAGCTGGAACGGAGGTACTCAGTGCCTGGGGCATTGGACACCAGAGGTCTGGAGCCTCCAGCTAGCGAGGATCTTCACGCCTGGTCTATCTACAG GCAAAACTTGAACTCCGATTTCACCGATTCAGCACTTGGATCAGCTGAAAAGTCTCCTCTTCCCTATGGGAACTTCCAATTGAGAGATTCTACAGTGCAGAGTATTCTCAGACACCCTAGATATGGTCCAAAAAGTCCTCTGGCCAGCAATTCGTACACATATCTAAAGTTTGGTCTGCCAAGGGTTCTGCCTCCTAGTTCCAGGAACAGAGATGGATCTAGCGGTTACGATTCCAGCGAAGAAGGTCGTAGGGTGTCTCACGCGGGAACTTCCGCACACGGAACCTCCGCTATGAGATCTGCCAGGAGCGACCCCGATTTTAGACACGTTCACATTGTTCCTAGGGAACATGCACACTCTCAATTGACGGTTTCAAGGGAGAATCCTAGGTTAAGAAGTGTCAGTGAAGCGAATCTTCTTCATGGAGGTGTTCGAACGAATAGGAGGCACAGTATTGCGCCTATAGATCCAGGCTATGGCGTCCACGAGTCCAGAG gACATGGAATCTTGGGTCCAGagagttatacgttacctCTGAGGCCTGTACCATGTCTTCAACATCCTCATCTTCAGTTACGAGGAGTAGAGGCTTCAGGATCCGATGGTTTGCCTCTTTTACGAGGGATCACTTTGGAGGTAGGGGCTACTGAGGTGTTGGCCATTATGGCTACTacggagaaagaaggaaaacaaaTCGTGGAAACTGTCGCCGGAAGGAAGAGAATTAAGAGAGGAGATATTTTGCTCAATGGAAGATCCGTGTCCTATAGAACCTTAAG gTCTCGAGTTGCTTATTTGTCCACGGAAAATAGTCTAAGTCCAGGTCTAACTGCTCAGCAGACGCTAAGCTTTTATATGCTTCTTAGAGGAGGTCCAAATACTTCCAAACTGGAAGCCGAAGCCATCCTCCAGGAACTCGGTTTAGAGGCGACCAAACACTGTCTCGTGAACTCGTTGACGACCTCCGAAGCAAAAAGACTGGCCCTGGCGTGTCGTTTGTTACAAGACTCGCATATTCTTGCGTTGGACAGGCCAACGCATGGTTTGGATATTTTCGACGCGTTCTTCATGGTAGAATACTTGAGACAGTGGGCTGGAAGAGGACAAAGATTAGTAGTATTGACTTTACACCCGCCTACTTATGAGATACTGACAATGGTCTCGAGGGTGGCGCTTACTTCCGGCGGAAGAATCATGTACTCCGGTCCCAGGAGGGATATGTTGCCATATTTCGCCCTTGCAGAGTTCCCGTGTCCTCCATTTAAGAATCCTTCTGACTACTATC TTGATTTAGTTACACTGGATGATCTGTCTGCGGAAGCCATGTTGGAATCCTCTCAAAGGATAGATCACCTGGCCGAGCTTGCAAGGACTAGACTGCCAGGATTAAGTGATCCTGGACCACCTGGAGCACTTCCTCCTTCCATTTCCAGTCCCAATGTATTTTCACAGATTTATGCGTTGCTTCTGAGGACTCTAATCTACAGTCAACCATGGACACTGACTAGATTACTCAGAAAAATCGTCATCTCTGCCTCTTTGAGTATTTTACTTGGTGCAATATTCTGGGATGTATCTGGCGACTCAAATTTATATCTCAGAGACCGAGTTGGGTTTCACTATGCCAGCTTGGGAATTTTCTTCTGGCCATTAACCTTAATAGCCATCTGTGAAGTAGCTGACTGCAGGTCAAACGTGGAAAGAGATATCAAGGATGGTTTATATGGAAGAtttgtgtatattttaatgGAG CTCCTCTGTGGAGTAGTGTCCTGGTGCGTAGTCTACCTGATCTACTTAGCACCAGGTTACGCCATGTCCGGACTTCACCTGGTGCCGGATGAGAATCTGACTTCCTTATGGAATTATCTCGGAATCGGTTTACTGTATTTAATATTGCAACATTTAATCTGTATATTATTTGCTCACACTTGCAAGTGGACGTACTTGGCTTCCTTGTTTGCTGGTATTGTGATTGGAGAGATGACATTAGCTGGAGGAGTGACCTTGCATTTGGAGAACTTGCCAGGCTGGTATCAAAAGATCAGTCCAATGCAGTGGTCTCTGTCCCTATTGTTACCTCCGCTTCATCAAACAGAAGTTATGAATAAATTGACCAATTGTAAGCCAAAACAAATTCAGAGGCAGGATATCATAGTTCAAGCTGCCTGTGAACCGCCCGATGGTGCTCTGGCATTATACGAGATTGCACTGCATAAATTCAATGTAAGAGGAGAACTGTGGCTGGGAATAGGAATAACTATCGTCAGTGTTTTAGTTATACTAGTATTCCTCTGCATTCGATATACTACTCCCAAGAGACTTAGGAGTGCACCAAACAAGCCATAA
- the LOC122576159 gene encoding ATP-binding cassette sub-family G member 5 produces the protein MIPSDCTLDISNVFHSTAVVIEGSCLSKSEPTAVLRDVSARVHGGEVLAILGSKGSGKRALLDVIAGRAEGETRGRVSLNNNLLTPELFRRHGGYVAHRCHLLPSLTVRQTLTYATWLANLNNREARVRQTLADLALSQVANRSVNDLTKPEYRRLMLGVQLAKDPTLLLLDEPTWDTDPLNTYLIVSMLWSYATRRGSIVVLTMETPRSDVLPFVSRVTLLCLGAVVYSGPTRSMLDYFTYIGFPCPELENPLMYYLCLSTVDRRSRDRFLESNQQISVLVEKFKAEGVIYMKEAPQVPPNIKDTSLGIMHKGLGRGIKPGCFSTLFALYLRSLATTFAFNKSGLGHFAARLLLLPFSIALMSILYSHSTPVQSRIFLQTSGLVFNVVTLFYVAGIACTALLFPGYRARYYQEKREGLYGGAMFLTAYALLSLPLSFVSTMITIGILTPILELDLSTWAYACGVLWASYVAAEQITVAVFMVVGRPITGAIMVLYMTLVSLVIASGAIRSLKGLPYWLAAVSTALPARYASLALNQLAIDVPTFSNLHYNESFTCPGIPELCRYPDGRSYLIERFTREGENISEVLNVDLNLLISLAFAVGLSILNSVLYLLPLPAKVKAKFRE, from the exons ATGATCCCATCGGATTGTACTCTTGATATCTCCAATGTGTTTCATTCCACTGCTGTGGTCATTGAAGGAAGCTGTTTGAGCAAGTCGGAACCTACTGCTGTATTGAGAGATGTGTCCGCCCGAGTTCACGGTGGCGAGGTGTTAGCGATTTTGGGCTCCAAGGGATCTGGAAAAAGAGCTTTGCTCGATGTCATCG CTGGAAGGGCGGAGGGAGAAACTAGGGGTAGAGTCAGcctaaataacaatttattaactCCAGAATTGTTTAGACGACATGGTGGATATGTTGCACACAGGTGTCATCTATTACCTAGTCTAACAGTTCGACAGACACTGACCTATGCCACATGGCTTGCAAATTTAAACAACAGGGAAGCCAGAGTTCGACAAACTCTAGCTGATCTGGCTTTATCTCAAGTTGCAAATAGATCGGTAAATGATCTGACGAAGCCAGAATACAGAAGATTAATGTTGGGCGTACAATTGGCTAAAGATCCTACGTTGTTACTTCTGGACGAGCCCACATGGGATACTGATCCCTTAAACACGTATTTAATCGTGTCTATGCTCTGGTCTTACGCAACCAGAAGAGGATCCATCGTTGTCCTAACGATGGAAACTCCTAGATCGGATGTACTACCTTTCGTGAGTCGTGTGACTCTCTTATGTTTGGGGGCAGTTGTCTATTCAGGGCCAACTAGAAGTATGTTGGACTATTTCACTTATATCGGTTTCCCATGTCCTGAACTCGAAAATCCGTTGATGTATTACT TGTGTTTATCAACTGTCGATCGTCGCTCGAGAGATCGTTTCTTAGAATCTAACCAGCAGATATCTGTCCTGGTTGAAAAGTTCAAAGCCGAGGGTGTTATTTACATGAAAGAGGCGCCCCAAGTGCCACCCAATATTAAAGATACATCTTTAGGAATAATGCATAAAGGTTTGGGACGTGGAATTAAACCAGGATGTTTCTCCACTTTGTTTGCCctttattt AAGAAGTCTGGCAACGACATTTGCCTTCAATAAATCTGGCTTAGGGCACTTTGCTGCCAGACTACTATTGTTACCATTCTCAATAGCTTTAATGAGTATTTTGTATTCGCATTCGACTCCTGTGCAATCCAGAATATTTCTACAAACAAGTGGTCTTGTCTTCAATGTAGTAACTCTGTTCTATGTTGCCGGAATAGCGTGCACAGCTCTCCTCT ttcCAGGATATAGGGCTAGATACTAtcaagaaaaaagagaaggtcTATATGGTGGAGCTATGTTCTTGACCGCATATGCATTACTGAGCTTGCCATTAAGTTTTGTGTCTACCATGATCACCATTGGTATCCTGACACCCATTTTAGAGCTAGATTTGTCTACCTGGGCCTATGCCTGTGGTGTTTTATGGGCCAGTTATGTGGCAGCAGAACAAATAACTGTTGCAGTGTTTATGGTGGTTGGTAGGCCCATTACAGGTGCAATAATGGTGTTATACATGACACTGGTGTCTCTGGTAATTGCATCTGGAGCCATCAGAAGTCTGAAAGGCCTGCCTTATTGGCTTGCTGCAGTCTCCACTGCATTACCTGCTAGGTACGCATCATTGGCTCTAAATCAATTAGCCATTGATGTGcctacattttcaaatttgcaTTATAATGAAAGCTTCACGTGTCCTGGGATACCAGAGTTATGCAGATATCCAGATGGGAGATCGTATTTAATAGAACGCTTCACTCGTGAAggcgaaaatatttcagaagtATTGAATGTTGACTTaaacttattaatttctctGGCTTTTGCTGTTGGACTGAGTATATTAAACAGTGTTCTGTATTTATTACCACTTCCAGCAAAAGTAAAAGCCAAATTTAGAgagtaa
- the LOC122576161 gene encoding succinyl-CoA:3-ketoacid coenzyme A transferase 1, mitochondrial: protein MIFATSRIGCIFFRANTRSKNNYKYLKLSRICTVNFSTKPNIPQLEEEVPKLKSPVGDGKVFKSVDEAISDMPDGAKLLVGGFGLCGIPENLIAAVLKQGAKDLTVVSNNAGVEDFGLGILLKECRIKRMIASYVGENPEFEKQYLNGKLEVELTPQGTLAERIRAGGAGIPAFYTPTAYGTIVQEGNVIVKYDENGNAEISGEPRNVAEFNGKNYVLETAITGDFALIKAWKADKAGNLVFRKTARNFNPVMCKAAKIAIAEVEEIVETGQLDPDHVHLPGIFVDRIVKGPSYEKRVEKRYTKQNMKPKKITPAGKARDRIIRRAALEFKDGMYANLGIGIPMLACNYIPKNVKVTLQSENGILGMGPFPDESELDPDLINAGKETVTVVPGASFFSSDESFAMIRGGHINLTMLGGMQVSENGDLANWMIPGTMVKGMGGAMDLVSAESTKVVITMEHKARDGSPKILKNCTLPVTGQQCVDLIITDMAVFEVVRGEGLKLIEIAPNIDVSDIVSSTGCEFSVADDLKEMGQVDLEDCQ, encoded by the exons atgatTTTTGCTACAAGTAGAATCGgctgtatattttttcgtgCTAACACGagatctaaaaataattacaaatatctgAAATTGTCAAGa ATATGCACAGTAAATTTTTCCACAAAACCTAACATCCCTCAGTTGGAGGAAGAGGTACCAAAGTTAAAATCACCAGTAGGAGATGGAAAGGTATTCAAAAGTGTAGATGAAGCTATATCGGACATGCCAGATGGGGCTAAGCTTTTGGTTGGTGGATTTGGACTTTGTGGCATTCCTGAAAACTTAATTGCAGCAGTGTTGAAACAAGGTGCCAAAGATTTAACTGTTGTTTCAAATAATGCAGGAGTTGAAGACTTTGGATTAGGTATACTTTTAAAAGAATGTAGGATTAAGAGAATGATTGCTTCCTATGTTGGTGAAAACCCTGAATTTGAGAAACAGTACCTCAATGGTAAATTGGAAGTTGAATTAACTCCACAG GGTACACTGGCAGAACGTATTCGAGCAGGAGGAGCTGGTATTCCAGCCTTCTACACTCCCACAGCATATGGAACGATAGTTCAAGAAGGTAACGTCATTGTGAAATATGATGAAAATGGGAATGCAGAAATATCTGGAGAACCAAGGAATGTAGCAGAGTTCAATGGAAAAAACTATGTCTTGGAAACTGCTATCACAGGAGATTTTGCTCTTATAAAGGCTTGGAAAGCAGACAAAGCTGGAAATTTAGTTTTTCGAAAAACAGCCAGGAATTTCAACCCAGTAATGTGTAAAGCAGCTAAAATTGCTATTGCGGAAGTagaagaaattgtagaaactgGTCAGTTGGACCCCGATCATGTTCATTTACCTGGAATTTTTGTGGACAGGATCGTCAAAGGCCCATCATACGAGAAACGCGTGGAA AAACGATATACGAAGCAAAATATGAAACCCAAAAAAATAACACCGGCAGGTAAAGCAAGAGATAGAATTATCAGACGAGCTGCGCTCGAATTTAAAGACGGCATGTATG CTAATCTGGGAATTGGTATACCCATGCTGGCTTGCAATTACATTcccaaaaatgtaaaagtaacATTGCAATCTGAGAATGGTATTCTTGGCATGGGTCCATTCCCAGACGAATCAGAACTTGATCCAGACTTAATAAACGCTGGAAAAGAAACAGTTACAGTCGTTCCAGGAGCCTCTTTCTTCAGCAGCGACGAAAGCTTCGCAATGATTCGAGG gGGTCATATTAATTTGACGATGCTCGGTGGGATGCAAGTATCAGAGAATGGAGATCTGGCTAACTGGATGATTCCAGGTACTATGGTGAAAGGAATGGGAGGTGCAATGGATTTGGTTTCTGCGGAGAGCACAAAAGTGGTGATTACTATGGAACATAAAGCTAGAGATGGAAGTCcaaagattttgaaaaattgtaccTTGCCTGTCAcag GTCAACAATGTGTAGACTTAATAATCACGGATATGGCTGTATTTGAAGTAGTTCGTGGAGAAGGATTGAAATTGATTGAAATTGCACCAAACATTGATGTCAGTGATATTGTTAGTTCCACAGGTTGTGAATTTTCGGTGGCTGACGATCTTAAAGAAATGGGACAAGTGGATTTGGAAGATTGTCAGTAA
- the LOC122576169 gene encoding PDZ domain-containing protein GIPC3: MSLFKARAAPRSPTSEKVLNGGSHYHNHHNQPNGNENDQEGSEGTHNQQQNGNQEQRRSSKVHKPPLVFYCQLAHGSPTGLISGFNNVRELYQKIADCYDIPMEEILFCTLNTHKIKMSELLGGQIGVGDFIFAHRKGRRKEIELVKTNDSLGLTITDNGTGYAFIKRIKEDSIIDRIKVIEIGDHLEKINSTSLVGKRHFEVAKVLKEIPKGDTFTLRLVEPLKNGFANIGPRGDTKKGKKSGYGTGKETLRFKADGSAQIIEKVDDAATIAIEKINVILESFMGIYDTELATQIWELAEDKRNSSEFAEAIDNSDLEAFGFTDDFVIELWGAVTDARAGRHR, encoded by the exons ATGTCGTTGTTCAAAGCGCGTGCCGCCCCCCGGTCCCCTACGTCGGAGAAGGTTCTGAACGGTGGATCTCATTACCATAATCATCATAATCAACCAAATGGTAACGAGAACGATCAGGAAGGGTCTGAAGGGACTCATAATCAACAACAAAATGGTAACCAAGAGCAAAGGCGATCTTCTAAAGTACATAAGCCTCCTCTAGTCTTCTACTGTCAGCTGGCTCATGGAAGTCCAACAGGATTGATATCAGGATTCAATAACGTACGAGAACTTTATCAGAAAATAGCGGATTGCTATGATATACCAATGGAAGAA atCCTCTTTTGTACCCTGAACActcacaaaataaaaatgagcGAGTTATTGGGAGGCCAGATAGGAGTAGGTGACTTTATATTTGCACACAGAAAag GGAGACGTAAAGAGATAGAATTGGTGAAAACGAATGACTCCCTCGGATTAACCATAACCGACAACGGTACAGGGTACGCTTTCATAAAGCGCATCAAAGAAGACTCGATAATCGATAGGATAAAAGTGATCGAGATTGGAGATCACTTGGAAAAAATCAACTCCACCAGTCTAGTTGGCAAACGTCATTTCGAAGTGGCAAAGGTGTTGAAAGAGATCCCTAAGGGAGACACATTCACGCTAAGGCTTGTGGAACCATTGAAAAATGGTTTTGCCAACATTGGTCCACGAGGTGatacgaagaaaggaaaaaaatccGGTTATGGAACTGGAAAAGAAACCCTCAGGTTCAAAGCTGATGGAAGTGCACAGATTATAGAAaag GTGGATGATGCTGCCACTATAGCCATAGAGAAGATCAACGTGATCCTAGAGAGCTTCATGGGCATCTATGACACGGAATTAG CTACACAAATTTGGGAGCTTGCAGAGGACAAGCGCAACAGTAGTGAATTTGCAGAAGCAATCGATAATTCGGATTTAGAGGCTTTCGGATTTACAGATGACTTCGTCATTGAGTTATGGGGCGCTGTGACTGATGCTAGAGCTGGAAGACATCGATGA
- the LOC122576168 gene encoding glucoside xylosyltransferase 1, translating into MKSVYKLFFLCLIFIVLIILLNLTNFSNKIYDASTKEAVVSTTVKKLQPPSITGEVTICVVVCGDRVDEALTMLKSALVFTCRSLQFIILAETSLIPAFNEKLAEWKLLSNKTFDFVVKPITFPEGSDAAMWKKLFKPCAAQRLFLPSVLNDIDAVLYVDTDTLFLAPPEKIWDEFKKMNSSQLAALSPEHEDPNTGWYNRFAKHPYYGKLGVNSGVMLMNLTRMREFRWIEYVIPIHKEYKLKITWGDQDIINIIFHYHPEKLYVYSCRYNYRPDHCMYMPVCTKAEKEGALVLHGSRGTFHSQKQPPFRAIYRAMQEYQLNTDPYDYLLVPMRNYLALEHKSNCGKVWEVFITQPESHLGQQ; encoded by the exons ATGAAATCTGTGTACAAATTGTTTTTTCTGTGCCTTATCTTCATCGTATTGATAATACTgcttaatttaacaaatttctctaACAAAATCTACGATGCATCCACCAAAGAAGCTGTCGTTTCTACTACTGTTAAAAAGCTTCAACCACCATCAATAACAGGAGAAGTAACAATCTGTGTGGTAGTTTGTGGAGACAGAGTGGATGAAGCACTAACTATGCTCAAATCTGCCCTAGTCTTTACATGTAGATCCTTACAGTTCATTATTCTGGCAGAAACCAGCCTAATTCCTGCCTTTAATGAGAAGTTAGCAGAATGGAAGCTTTTATCAAACAAAACATTTGATTTTGTTGTCAAGCCTATTACATTCCCCGAAGGCAGTGATGCAGCTATGTGGAAGAAGCTGTTCAAGCCTTGTGCAGCTCAACGATTATTTCTTCCG TCAGTGCTAAATGATATAGATGCTGTCCTCTACGTGGATACAGACACGTTATTCTTGGCTCCACCGGAAAAGATCTGGGATGAGTTCAAGAAGATGAATTCTAGCCAACTAGCAGCTCTGAGTCCAGAACATGAAGATCCTAACACAGGATGGTACAACAGATTTGCCAAACATCCCTATTATGGAAAGCTCGGTGTGAATTCTGGAGTGATGTTAATGAATCTGACAAGAATGAGAGAATTCAGATGGATAGAGTATGTGATACCCATTCACAAGgaatataaattgaagatAACATGGGGAGATCaagatataataaacattatattccattaCCATCCTGAGAAACTGTATGTCTACTCTTGCAGATATAATTATAGGCCTGACCATTGTATGTACATGCCTGTCTGCACAAAAGCAGAGAAAGAAGGTGCTTTGGTCCTACATGGTTCTAGAGGCACTTTTCATTCTCAAAAGCAACCTCCTTTCAGAGCGATTTACAGAGCCATGCAAGAGTACCAATTGAATACAGATCCCTATGATTATTTATTGGTGCCAATGAGAAACTATTTAGCTTTGGAGCATAAGTCAAACTGTGGTAAAGTGTGGGAAGTGTTTATTACTCAGCCTGAGTCACACTTAGgacaacaataa